A stretch of DNA from Candidatus Saccharibacteria bacterium oral taxon 488:
GTGGGTGTAGCGGTTGGCTCAGGGGGTGTGGGTGTGGCAAGAGGCTCGTGGATTGGATCGGGCGGTGTGGATAGCATGGCGGGCGCGGGAGTGGTTGGTTCAGGTGGTGGCGTGAACATCAGCGGCAGCGGGCTAAAATTCGGCGGCGGCACCGGCGGCGTGGCTGGCTTAGTCAGGACGGTATCAGCGGCGTCCGGTTGGGTGGCGTTGATCGGGACGGTTGGCTGGACGGCGACAGCGGTTGGCGGTTCGGCGGTCAGTGGTGGAGCAGCAGGCGCGGGGGTGGTTGGTAATTGGCGCATGGCCTCGTCGGTTCGAGTGCGAGGAATCTCGAGAAAGAAAGTGCTGCCCTTGCGGTATTCGCTGATGACGAATAGGCGGCCGGACATTGCCTCGGTCAGGCGGCGGCTGAGATACAGGCCGAGGCCGGTGCCGCCGATCTCGCGGGTGTCGGAATTATCGACGCGGTAGAACTTTTGAAAGAGGTGTGGCACATCTTCGGCGGGGATGCCGATACCGCTGTCTTGGACGCTGATGGTGATCGTTTTGTCATCGCCAGTGATGTCTACGACTACTTCCCCGTCGGGCGTGTACTTGATGGCATTTTCGATCAAGTTAGAAACAACTTCGCGGAGGTGATCGGCATCGACGTTGGCGTAGTATGCTGGCTGGACAGTGGCGGCGGCGTCTGGACGGAAGGTGCAGACGAGGCCCTTTTCGGCGGCGCGTGGCGCCAGGCCCTCAAAAATCTCGCCAACGAAAGTAGTGATATTGATAATCTGTGGCTCGTTCTTGAGGCGGCCGTCTTCGGCGCGGCTGATGTCGAGCAGGTCCTGGAACAGTCGGCCGAGGTGCTGGGCTGAGGCGTGGGCCTTGGTGATGAAATCGCGCGCCTTGTCGTCGATGTGGGCGGTGGCTGGATTGAGGGCCAGGCCGAGATAACCCTCGATGGAGGCAACGGGGGTGCGCATTTCGTGGCTGGCGGTAGAAATGAATTCGGCTTGCTGGCGCTCCTCGGCTTTTTCTTTGGTGATGTCGCGAAAGACGACGATGATACCTTCGTTGTCCTTGCCGACCGGTGAGGCGACGATGGAGACGAGAATTTGCTTGTCCGAGGCAGTGCGGAGGAGTAATTTGTCGGAGTGTGCCGGCCGATTATTGATCAGTGACTGCATGACCGGGTTTTCGGTAACGGTGACGTCTTTGCCATCGGCGGTGACTAGTTGGATGACGCTTTGCCATTTGAGGCCGAGGGCGTCGCCTTGGTTCCAGCCGATGATCCGTTGGGCCGAAGGGTTGATCAGCTCGATATTGCCCTCGCGCGAGATGGCTAGCACGCCGTCGTCGATAGTATTGATGACAATGTCAGAGGTGCCCTCGGCGGTGGATAGCTTGGTGCGAAGTTCAGAGATGTCGCCGAGCTTGCTGACGCGCGGCTGATGGCGCCAGATGATAAAGCCAAGAGCTAGTGGCGCCAGGCCAAAAAATAGGGCGCCAATCGTGGCGATGAGGCTGGCGTGCTGGGTGATGGCGGCAGTGGTGATGGCGGTGACGACGAGGAGGCTGGTGCCGAGGACGACGGGCCAGCCAAAGAAGCCGGCGAATACCGCAGCGCTGAGCCAAGCGGCGGCGAATGGCGAGGCTAGAAAGCCGCTGGTGGCAACGAGCGAGCCGACGGCAAGGATGATCAGGCCATAGACGGCGATGGATACGGCGGTGATGGCTCGGCGCGGTAGCCACAGACAGAGGATGAGGGCGGCGAGGCTGACGAGGGCGCTGATGGCGGCGGCGAGGTCGGTGATGGCTTCGCCGATGGGTAGCCGGTAGCCGGTCGGGATAAAGCGCGCCCAAGCGTAGAGGAGGACGATGACCAGCCCGACGAACAAGGCCGCCTCGCATAGTCGCCGCAGCCAAAATCGTGACAATTCGCCGACTTGTGAAATATCCCCCGCCCACTTCATGCTTGTATTATAGACCGAGATGAGCAAAAATGATACCCACATTGAGCCACGTCACGGCAAGTCAAGCATGGTACGTATTTGGCTGCCCTGAGGGCGCTCAGCCCTTCCCCAAAATCGCCTCGAGCATTTTCATCCGCGAGGCCATGATGGCGGGGATGGCACCGCTGATGATGGCGACTACCAGCACAACCTCAGCACGGAATAGCAATTCCCACCACGATATGTTGAGCGTCACGTCAGCAATTGGCAGACTGAATGGATGTGCCACCACATATGGCACTAGTCCACCGAGGAAAATTGCCAAGCCGACCGCTATACCGCACACCGCATAAAATAGCGCTAGTAGGACATAGCTAAAGACGATCACTCGCGGCTTGATGCCAATCGCCCGCTGAATGCCGATTTGCCGCCGCTTGTTGATGATGTCAACGTAAATCACGATGAAGATCGTCACCGCCGCAATGATAATGCCGACTATCAGCATAATAGCGTTGAGCGACTGAAAGCTGCCGGTAATCGTATCCATAACCGTCGCTCCGTCGCGCCAATCGTGAACGCGCAGGCCCGGATAGTTCAGGTCAGTAAGCGCTCGTTGCACCGACGCCTCCTTGCCGCGGCTGGTGCGCACGACGATCATGCTGGCATCGTTCTCGCCAGCTGCCAAACGGCTCGGTATGCCGCTGGTGAGCTTGCGCCATAAACCGCGCGAGATGTACGCCTGAATATCTGCATTATAGAACTTCGTCGAGGTAATACCGCCGACCTTAACGTTGACCTTTTTACCGTTAATATTTATCGTTACCCGATCGCCAACTTTAACCCCCTCAAGCGAACCTCTCTCGAGCAGCCGGCTACCCAGCACAATCTCGTCATCGCTCGCCAAAAACGTTCCATCCGACACGCGGTTAGCGACCTCCAGGGTTTGGCGAAAGTCTCGCGGATTAACGACATTGATCCGAGCCTGTACTTGCTTGTCATCGTTATATCCTAATACCGCCGGCACAGCCAGGATTTTGTCAGCCGCCGTCACGCCGTCGATGCGTTTGATCTCGGCCAGCTTGTCATCGACATTGGTGATGTACTCGCCGGGCTTTTTGACATCGATATAGGCTTCGCCGACCATCAGATTCTTGATCTGCGATTCAATCGCCGAGGTGACGCCAGCTAGCAGCGACGATATGAAGGCTAGATTAATGAACGCCACCGCCACTAGCAGCGTCGTCAGGCCCAGCGTCCACTTACGGCCGCGCACGATGTACTGCCGCATCAATCGCCAGCCTAGCAAGAACTCGCGCCACAGATTGTTCTTGGGCTGGCGCGACGTTTGCGTTTCCTGCGTTTTGCGGGACTGGCTCATAGTAGCCTCCCGGCTGAAGGTTTGCGCTCGCCTTTTAGTTTGCCGTTTTCAAACACGATTTGCCGCTTGGCATAGGCTAGTTCATCAGCTTCATGCGAGATCATCACCAAGGTTATGCCGCTGGCGTTAATTTCCTTCAACGTTTCCATGACATTTTTTGAAGCAACCGTATCTAGGTTAGCCGTCGGCTCGTCGGCAAAGATAATGTGCGGCTCATTGACCAGCGCCCGGGCAATCGCCACGCGCTGCTGTTCGCCGCCAGATAATTGCGATGGTAGGTGGCGCGCTCTGTCCTTCAGGCCAACACGATCCAGTTCTTGCAGAGCTTTTTGCTTAGCAATCTTCGCCGAGCACCACATCAGCCGCGGCAACATGACGTTTTCTAGGGCGGTGAGTTCACGAATCAGGGCGTACTCTTGAAAAATATAGCCAACTTGGCGCAGGCGCAGTTCAATTCGCTGTTTTTCTGGCAGCTGAGTGATCTCTATCGCTGGTGTCTCATCACCCCTACTATCAAACCAAATCGTGCCGCTATCAGGGCGGTCCAACATCGCCACCTGATGCATAAAGGTCGATTTGCCCGAACCGTTGCGCCCTGTGATCATTAGAAAATCGCCGTGACGAATCGAAAAACTGACGTCCTTGAGCG
This window harbors:
- a CDS encoding PAS domain-containing protein, with the translated sequence MKWAGDISQVGELSRFWLRRLCEAALFVGLVIVLLYAWARFIPTGYRLPIGEAITDLAAAISALVSLAALILCLWLPRRAITAVSIAVYGLIILAVGSLVATSGFLASPFAAAWLSAAVFAGFFGWPVVLGTSLLVVTAITTAAITQHASLIATIGALFFGLAPLALGFIIWRHQPRVSKLGDISELRTKLSTAEGTSDIVINTIDDGVLAISREGNIELINPSAQRIIGWNQGDALGLKWQSVIQLVTADGKDVTVTENPVMQSLINNRPAHSDKLLLRTASDKQILVSIVASPVGKDNEGIIVVFRDITKEKAEERQQAEFISTASHEMRTPVASIEGYLGLALNPATAHIDDKARDFITKAHASAQHLGRLFQDLLDISRAEDGRLKNEPQIINITTFVGEIFEGLAPRAAEKGLVCTFRPDAAATVQPAYYANVDADHLREVVSNLIENAIKYTPDGEVVVDITGDDKTITISVQDSGIGIPAEDVPHLFQKFYRVDNSDTREIGGTGLGLYLSRRLTEAMSGRLFVISEYRKGSTFFLEIPRTRTDEAMRQLPTTPAPAAPPLTAEPPTAVAVQPTVPINATQPDAADTVLTKPATPPVPPPNFSPLPLMFTPPPEPTTPAPAMLSTPPDPIHEPLATPTPPEPTATPTPSAPLAAPEPDAAQQKP
- a CDS encoding ABC transporter permease, encoding MSQSRKTQETQTSRQPKNNLWREFLLGWRLMRQYIVRGRKWTLGLTTLLVAVAFINLAFISSLLAGVTSAIESQIKNLMVGEAYIDVKKPGEYITNVDDKLAEIKRIDGVTAADKILAVPAVLGYNDDKQVQARINVVNPRDFRQTLEVANRVSDGTFLASDDEIVLGSRLLERGSLEGVKVGDRVTININGKKVNVKVGGITSTKFYNADIQAYISRGLWRKLTSGIPSRLAAGENDASMIVVRTSRGKEASVQRALTDLNYPGLRVHDWRDGATVMDTITGSFQSLNAIMLIVGIIIAAVTIFIVIYVDIINKRRQIGIQRAIGIKPRVIVFSYVLLALFYAVCGIAVGLAIFLGGLVPYVVAHPFSLPIADVTLNISWWELLFRAEVVLVVAIISGAIPAIMASRMKMLEAILGKG
- a CDS encoding ABC transporter ATP-binding protein, which gives rise to MAREILTIEHLSKTYGSGDSATRALKDVSFSIRHGDFLMITGRNGSGKSTFMHQVAMLDRPDSGTIWFDSRGDETPAIEITQLPEKQRIELRLRQVGYIFQEYALIRELTALENVMLPRLMWCSAKIAKQKALQELDRVGLKDRARHLPSQLSGGEQQRVAIARALVNEPHIIFADEPTANLDTVASKNVMETLKEINASGITLVMISHEADELAYAKRQIVFENGKLKGERKPSAGRLL